One Suricata suricatta isolate VVHF042 chromosome 15, meerkat_22Aug2017_6uvM2_HiC, whole genome shotgun sequence DNA segment encodes these proteins:
- the GPIHBP1 gene encoding glycosylphosphatidylinositol-anchored high density lipoprotein-binding protein 1, which yields MTMLTTLLVALLLCQQPGRGRAQDEEDDDADFGLDGYDDEDDENDDDDDEEASVTAGGRRGASLQCYSCQALHGGESCDQVQSCVHGHSFCKALVSHGNTGEXPLTTYSAWCVDTCQPFTRTVAGTLMTLTCCQSTLCNFPPWQDPRGSGAGSPQSSPTMVATLLLSLLPGLQAVGS from the exons ATGACGATGCTCACGACCCTCCTGGTGGCCCTGCTGCTCTGCCAGCAGCCAG GCAGAGGGCGGGCGCAGGACGAGGAGGACGACGACGCGGACTTCGGGCTGGACGGCTATGACGACGAAGACGACGAGAacgacgacgacgacgacgagGAAGCCAGTGTGACGGCAGGCGGCAGGCGCGGAG CCTCGCTGCAGTGTTACTCCTGCCAGGCCCTGCACGGCGGGGAGAGCTGTGACCAGGTTCAAAGCTGCGTCCACGGCCACAGCTTCTGCAAAGCCCTCGTCTCCCACGGGAACACCGGTGAG NNNCCTCTGACCACCTACTCAGCGTGGTGTGTAGACACGTGTCAGCCCTTCACCAGGACAGTGGCGGGGACCCTGATGACCCTGACCTGCTGTCAGTCCACCCTCTGCAACTTCCCACCCTGGCAGGACCCACGGGGCAGCGGGGCGGGCAGCCCCCAGAGCAGCCCCACAATGGTGGCCACTCTCCTGCtcagcctcctccctggcctccaaGCCGTGGGGTCCTGA